Proteins from a genomic interval of Medicago truncatula cultivar Jemalong A17 chromosome 3, MtrunA17r5.0-ANR, whole genome shotgun sequence:
- the LOC11430636 gene encoding probable transcription factor At5g61620 isoform X2: MRIARKCSYCGNFGHNSRTCNNSLKEQFHLYSSSPSYLPTKRSIRKNYLPSSRTSLSIASSWPTLFGSNENSDSCVRNWHTSTIRPSKKGMPWTEEEHMIFLRGLEKLGKGNWRGGM, encoded by the exons ATGAGAATAGCTAGGAAATGCTCATATTGTGGAAACTTTGGTCACAATTCAAGGACTTGCAATAACAGTCTCAAAGAGCAATTTCATCTTTATTCTTCTTCACCTTCATATTTGCCAACAAAAAGGAGTATCAGAAAGAACTACCTGCCATCATCGCGGACCTCTTTGTCAATAGCCTCCTCCTGGCCTACCCTGTTTGGTTCAAATGAAAATTCAGATAGTTGCGTAAGAAACTGGCACACATCAACAATTAGACCCAGTAAAAAAG GTATGCCGTGGACCGAGGAGGAGCACATGATATTTCTTAGAGGACTTGAGAAGCTTGGGAAGGGTAACTGGAGAG GTGGGATGTGA
- the LOC11430636 gene encoding transcription factor MYBS3 isoform X1, whose translation MRIARKCSYCGNFGHNSRTCNNSLKEQFHLYSSSPSYLPTKRSIRKNYLPSSRTSLSIASSWPTLFGSNENSDSCVRNWHTSTIRPSKKGMPWTEEEHMIFLRGLEKLGKGNWRGISRDFVTTKTPTQVASHAQKHFLRQSQNSLVNRRKHHLSLHNVGCEKPGINLTPNDISCISQLSGSRNFLSQLLSHPQHSMLKWPNSSTSTNCTPHSAAPDLELKLATPMPLEPTSP comes from the exons ATGAGAATAGCTAGGAAATGCTCATATTGTGGAAACTTTGGTCACAATTCAAGGACTTGCAATAACAGTCTCAAAGAGCAATTTCATCTTTATTCTTCTTCACCTTCATATTTGCCAACAAAAAGGAGTATCAGAAAGAACTACCTGCCATCATCGCGGACCTCTTTGTCAATAGCCTCCTCCTGGCCTACCCTGTTTGGTTCAAATGAAAATTCAGATAGTTGCGTAAGAAACTGGCACACATCAACAATTAGACCCAGTAAAAAAG GTATGCCGTGGACCGAGGAGGAGCACATGATATTTCTTAGAGGACTTGAGAAGCTTGGGAAGGGTAACTGGAGAGGTATATCTAGAGATTTTGTAACAACAAAAACACCAACCCAGGTGGCTAGTCAtgcacaaaaacattttctccGTCAGTCTCAGAATAGTTTGGTCAATAGAAGAAAACACCATCTTAGCCTCCATAAT GTGGGATGTGAAAAACCAGGAATAAATTTGACTCCAAATGATATCAGCTGCATAAGCCAACTAAGTGGAAGTAGAAATTTTCTTTCTCAGTTGCTTTCTCATCCTCAACATTCAATGCTGAAATGGCCCAACTCTTCAACATCAACGAATTGTACTCCTCATAGTGCAGCACCTGATTTAGAACTCAAACTTGCAACTCCCATGCCATTAGAGCCAACATCCCCTTAA